Proteins from a genomic interval of Deltaproteobacteria bacterium:
- a CDS encoding PIN domain nuclease: MQKVVIDTNCLISYVTDRNLKQQEIVSSVLEQAAGLKICIYCHFHVISEFIFVLDSVYGINPKDIRVMAQEFLSMPGVELISEVNTKTLFTFWPERIRDYGDAIIAATCRHIRGGAVLTFDSRFKASLKGLRLKIY; this comes from the coding sequence ATGCAAAAAGTCGTAATTGACACCAACTGCCTGATTTCCTATGTAACAGATCGCAATCTCAAACAGCAGGAGATTGTCTCATCGGTACTGGAACAGGCAGCCGGCTTGAAGATATGCATTTACTGTCACTTCCATGTAATCAGTGAGTTCATTTTCGTCCTGGATTCTGTCTACGGCATAAACCCAAAAGACATAAGAGTTATGGCCCAGGAATTTCTATCAATGCCGGGTGTAGAACTCATTTCCGAGGTCAACACAAAGACCCTGTTCACCTTCTGGCCAGAGCGCATCCGTGATTACGGCGATGCAATAATTGCCGCGACTTGCCGCCATATCAGGGGAGGCGCCGTGTTGACATTTGACAGCAGGTTCAAGGCTTCTCTTAAAGGACTCAGGCTGAAGATATATTAA
- a CDS encoding type 1 glutamine amidotransferase, with protein MRVLILSADGFEDSELLCPMYRLKEADYQVDIAAPEWGQIKGKRGYTVTANLALDDVETDGFRLLLLPGGKEASQTLRTIPLAQDIVRSFADKGLPVAAICHGPQILVSAGILVGRRATCCKTVAGELEAIGAIYEDSEVVVDGNIITSRQPSDIPMFMKAVLEALAV; from the coding sequence ATGAGAGTACTTATCTTGAGCGCAGATGGATTTGAGGACAGCGAGCTTCTGTGTCCTATGTACCGGCTTAAAGAGGCGGATTATCAGGTGGACATAGCTGCGCCGGAATGGGGCCAGATAAAGGGAAAGCGGGGTTATACGGTGACTGCCAACCTGGCCCTGGACGACGTGGAGACTGACGGCTTTAGACTGCTTCTTTTGCCCGGTGGCAAGGAGGCATCCCAGACGCTTCGCACAATTCCGCTAGCTCAGGACATTGTGCGCTCTTTTGCGGACAAGGGCCTGCCCGTGGCCGCCATCTGTCACGGTCCGCAGATTCTGGTGTCGGCGGGTATCCTGGTTGGGCGGAGGGCTACTTGCTGCAAGACGGTAGCCGGAGAGCTTGAGGCCATCGGGGCGATTTACGAGGACTCAGAGGTAGTAGTGGATGGCAATATCATAACCTCCCGCCAACCCTCGGACATCCCCATGTTTATGAAGGCCGTCCTGGAGGCCCTAGCCGTTTGA
- the amrS gene encoding AmmeMemoRadiSam system radical SAM enzyme, producing MKTTRRHFIKTAFCATCGALMFPWECVWAKEHFSPADPHVKEAYFYKQLTGGAVRCSTCPHECVILPGRRGRCRAKVNIDGKLFSISYGNPCVVHVDPVEKKPLLHFYPGSNAFSLAVAGCNFRCLNCQNWEISQTSPDKTRNYDLPPEEVVMAASQYRCKSIAYTYSEATTFYEYMVDISAKAKEAGIKNIWVSAAYINQPALNRLCDVIDAASVNLKSFSDKIYQDLNGGHLEPVLETFKTLHRRGVWMEIINLVIPTYTDDMEMIKKMCGWIADNLGTEYPLHFSRFFPKYKLVHLPPTPVDVLEQARDVALEQGLRYVYIGNVPGGCDKTVCPDCKRTVVKRRGYTLLENHVKHGKCEFCGTPISGRWD from the coding sequence ATGAAAACAACCCGCAGGCATTTCATTAAGACAGCCTTTTGTGCAACCTGTGGCGCTTTAATGTTTCCCTGGGAGTGTGTATGGGCCAAAGAGCATTTTTCTCCAGCGGACCCCCATGTAAAGGAGGCATATTTCTATAAACAGCTTACCGGCGGAGCGGTCCGGTGCAGCACATGCCCGCACGAATGTGTGATCCTGCCCGGCAGACGCGGAAGATGCCGCGCAAAGGTCAACATCGATGGAAAACTCTTTTCCATCTCTTATGGTAACCCTTGTGTGGTACATGTTGACCCGGTGGAGAAAAAGCCGCTTCTGCATTTCTATCCGGGAAGCAATGCATTTTCTCTCGCAGTAGCCGGATGCAATTTTCGCTGCCTGAACTGCCAGAACTGGGAGATATCTCAAACCAGTCCGGACAAGACCCGCAATTACGACCTGCCCCCCGAAGAGGTTGTCATGGCAGCTTCGCAATACAGATGCAAGAGCATTGCCTATACCTATTCCGAGGCCACGACTTTTTATGAATATATGGTCGATATTTCGGCAAAGGCAAAAGAAGCCGGAATAAAGAATATCTGGGTGAGCGCTGCATATATTAACCAGCCCGCCCTGAACAGGCTGTGTGATGTGATCGACGCAGCCAGTGTCAATCTGAAGAGCTTCTCAGACAAGATCTACCAGGATCTGAACGGCGGGCATCTTGAGCCGGTCCTTGAGACCTTTAAGACACTGCACCGGCGAGGCGTCTGGATGGAGATCATCAACCTGGTCATTCCGACTTATACAGACGACATGGAAATGATAAAAAAGATGTGCGGGTGGATTGCGGATAACCTCGGAACTGAATATCCTCTTCATTTCTCGCGGTTTTTCCCCAAGTATAAGCTCGTCCATCTGCCGCCCACACCTGTAGATGTCCTGGAGCAGGCCAGAGATGTGGCCTTGGAGCAGGGGCTTCGTTACGTTTACATCGGCAATGTGCCCGGCGGGTGTGACAAGACCGTATGTCCTGATTGCAAGCGCACGGTGGTCAAAAGAAGGGGCTATACGCTGCTGGAAAACCATGTGAAACACGGAAAATGCGAGTTCTGCGGGACCCCAATCAGCGGCCGGTGGGATTGA
- a CDS encoding glutamyl-tRNA reductase, which produces MPPGLNRPQIVLLGVNHNTAPVEVRECLSMSESNIPALKLFAELPFCEEVVFLSTCNRVEVLISTNRLEEAKESIKELWQQRGEVDPPTLQEVLYEYEGTSAVRHLFRVASSLDSMVVGEPQILGQLKDAYRMALEAKTAGTVLNRLLHKAFSVAKKIRTETRIASHAVSISYAAVELAKKIFGDLTGRGGMLIGAGEMAELAAKHLISSGAGKLVVANRTLSRAVELARSLGGSAISLEEIEEALVGADIVISSTGAPGIILRKDQVKRIMRPRRHRLLFIIDIAVPRDIDPEINDIDNVYLYDIDDLKGVIEFNKAEREKEASKADRIVEAEVIKFMSWMESLNVVPVIQHLQEKAEAVRQKELSRSRKVLVESLNDEQQKALDVLTRSIVQKILHDPIVCLKKGTQEKDGEMILDAARLLFGIDSLEDTQRQQDTGISDANQDKTIRKPSLS; this is translated from the coding sequence ATGCCACCTGGCTTAAATAGACCGCAAATAGTCCTTTTAGGAGTAAATCATAATACCGCACCTGTGGAAGTGCGGGAATGCCTTTCCATGAGTGAAAGCAATATCCCTGCCCTGAAATTGTTCGCGGAGCTTCCTTTCTGCGAAGAAGTTGTGTTCCTGTCCACCTGTAACAGGGTAGAAGTCCTGATTTCTACGAATCGCCTTGAGGAGGCCAAAGAATCAATAAAGGAGCTGTGGCAACAAAGGGGAGAGGTGGATCCCCCTACACTCCAGGAGGTACTCTATGAATATGAAGGAACGTCCGCCGTCAGGCACCTTTTCAGGGTAGCCTCCAGCCTTGACTCCATGGTTGTAGGCGAGCCCCAGATCCTTGGCCAGTTGAAGGATGCCTACCGCATGGCCTTAGAGGCCAAGACTGCAGGCACAGTTCTTAATCGTTTACTCCATAAGGCCTTTTCCGTGGCCAAGAAAATCAGGACCGAAACGAGAATTGCAAGTCATGCCGTCTCTATCAGTTATGCGGCCGTTGAGCTTGCCAAAAAGATTTTTGGGGACCTTACAGGCAGAGGCGGCATGCTGATAGGTGCAGGGGAAATGGCTGAGCTGGCTGCAAAACATCTCATTTCCAGCGGTGCCGGCAAACTGGTCGTGGCCAACCGTACACTCTCCAGGGCGGTAGAGCTCGCCCGGTCCCTTGGAGGAAGCGCCATATCCCTGGAAGAGATTGAGGAGGCTCTGGTTGGTGCGGACATAGTTATAAGCTCTACCGGTGCCCCCGGGATTATCCTCAGAAAAGACCAGGTAAAACGGATTATGCGTCCCAGACGTCATCGCCTTCTGTTCATTATTGATATAGCGGTGCCAAGAGACATCGATCCAGAGATCAATGATATAGACAATGTCTATTTATACGACATTGATGATCTGAAGGGAGTTATAGAATTCAATAAGGCAGAACGTGAGAAGGAAGCATCCAAGGCGGATCGCATAGTAGAGGCAGAAGTCATCAAGTTCATGTCCTGGATGGAATCTCTGAATGTGGTACCCGTGATTCAGCATCTTCAGGAAAAGGCCGAGGCGGTAAGGCAGAAGGAGCTTTCACGTAGCCGCAAGGTACTTGTTGAATCCCTCAATGACGAGCAGCAAAAGGCCCTGGATGTCCTCACGAGGTCCATTGTTCAAAAGATACTCCACGACCCGATAGTTTGCCTAAAAAAAGGGACTCAAGAAAAAGATGGAGAGATGATACTGGACGCTGCCCGCCTCCTCTTTGGCATAGATAGCCTTGAAGACACTCAAAGACAGCAGGATACAGGCATTTCTGACGCCAACCAGGATAAAACTATACGGAAACCGTCCTTAAGCTGA
- a CDS encoding AbrB family transcriptional regulator yields the protein MQTTITSKYQTTIPKAIRQKLGLSVHDTLEWDLKNGIMVVKPRKAGFLRFRNIVRTGPGDIKRDIHKARKLRATRTGTDMKP from the coding sequence ATGCAGACCACGATTACCTCAAAATACCAGACCACAATTCCCAAAGCCATACGGCAAAAACTGGGCCTGTCAGTCCATGATACACTTGAATGGGATCTCAAAAACGGCATTATGGTAGTCAAGCCCAGGAAAGCCGGCTTCTTGCGTTTCAGGAATATCGTCAGAACAGGTCCGGGAGACATTAAACGTGATATCCATAAAGCAAGAAAGCTGAGAGCTACCAGGACAGGCACGGACATGAAACCGTGA
- the amrB gene encoding AmmeMemoRadiSam system protein B, whose protein sequence is MTNRMLNLSYKIEVIGPALIAFILAFVVGLPWESSYASDETGQTIRPPAAAGRFYPDDPEELRKMVGTLLRDASGLDVKGTIRGLVSPHAGYIYSGIVAAAGYRQIAPSTRTVILIGPSHRFPLGGRPFHQ, encoded by the coding sequence ATGACTAATCGAATGCTGAATCTCTCTTACAAAATAGAAGTGATTGGGCCTGCGCTTATTGCCTTTATCCTGGCATTTGTCGTTGGCCTGCCCTGGGAATCCTCATATGCCTCTGACGAGACAGGTCAAACAATACGGCCGCCGGCTGCCGCCGGCCGGTTTTACCCGGATGACCCAGAAGAGCTTCGTAAGATGGTCGGGACCCTTTTAAGAGATGCCTCCGGTCTTGACGTTAAGGGAACAATCCGGGGCCTGGTCTCTCCACATGCCGGATATATTTATTCCGGTATTGTCGCTGCCGCGGGATACAGGCAGATAGCTCCTTCTACCAGGACAGTGATACTCATTGGACCGAGTCATCGGTTTCCCTTAGGGGGGCGTCCATTCCATCAGTGA
- the ccsB gene encoding c-type cytochrome biogenesis protein CcsB yields the protein MHKFLFQITVFIYFISAAGFIVHIITLRKDAERIAAVFLSVGFGFHTAAVLMRWFAGGHPPLVNLHDSLSFLAWAMVGSFLLFQWQHKLKSLGAFVVPFAMIVMTASSFQSREILPLPPVLKSIWLPIHAIICLSADAIFALAFCIAIMYLLQERQIKKKRLGAVFQRLPSLETLDAMNKRCLTMGFPLLTLGIITGSIWAEKAWGSYWSWDPKETWSLITWFIYAALFHQRLTVGWRGRKAAVMTLIGFTVLVFTFLGVSLLLSGAHSYATWLK from the coding sequence AGGATGCGGAACGGATTGCTGCTGTCTTTTTATCCGTGGGTTTTGGTTTTCATACTGCTGCTGTTTTAATGCGATGGTTTGCAGGGGGCCACCCCCCCCTTGTCAACCTCCACGATTCCCTATCGTTCCTGGCTTGGGCAATGGTCGGTTCTTTTCTCCTGTTTCAATGGCAACACAAGTTGAAATCTCTTGGGGCCTTTGTGGTACCCTTCGCCATGATCGTGATGACTGCGTCATCCTTTCAGTCAAGGGAAATCCTGCCCCTGCCTCCGGTCCTCAAGAGTATCTGGCTCCCTATTCATGCCATTATCTGCCTGTCAGCAGATGCCATTTTTGCCTTGGCCTTTTGTATTGCCATTATGTACTTGCTCCAGGAAAGGCAGATAAAAAAGAAGCGGCTGGGGGCAGTATTCCAAAGGCTGCCCTCCCTTGAAACCTTGGATGCCATGAACAAGCGCTGCCTGACCATGGGGTTTCCCCTGTTGACACTGGGGATAATAACCGGGTCCATTTGGGCCGAGAAGGCCTGGGGATCTTACTGGAGCTGGGACCCAAAGGAAACATGGTCACTTATCACCTGGTTTATTTATGCAGCACTTTTTCATCAGCGGCTTACAGTGGGTTGGCGGGGGCGAAAGGCTGCTGTCATGACATTAATCGGTTTTACTGTTTTGGTCTTTACCTTCCTGGGAGTAAGCCTGTTACTTTCTGGTGCCCATTCCTATGCCACCTGGCTTAAATAG
- a CDS encoding nucleoside triphosphate pyrophosphohydrolase gives MNPEPSNTEKAFSELRSIVARLRAPDGCPWDREQTPSSVKKYILEEAYELSEAIDEKDPKPVAEELGDLFFMLLLLANIYEEADISFLEQAFAGIGRKMIRRHPHIFGDVKVTSIEEVAANWQAIKAGEAEERGEKHSVLGHLPKSLPALQRAFRVGERASRVSFDWVKPEDVWAKMAEEEQELREAISTKSRDHIEHEIGDVLFTMANMARLLKINPEDALQKTIDRFVARFYAMEDIIRSQGNELARCSVEEMDKAWAEAKKICK, from the coding sequence GTGAACCCTGAACCTTCAAACACAGAAAAGGCGTTTTCAGAACTAAGGTCGATTGTAGCCCGCCTGAGGGCACCTGACGGATGTCCCTGGGACAGGGAGCAGACCCCTTCTTCTGTGAAAAAATATATTCTGGAGGAGGCCTATGAGCTGTCAGAGGCTATTGACGAGAAAGACCCGAAGCCCGTAGCGGAGGAATTGGGAGATCTCTTCTTCATGCTGCTTCTGCTTGCGAACATATACGAAGAGGCTGATATATCCTTTCTCGAGCAGGCCTTTGCCGGCATCGGCCGGAAGATGATCAGGCGCCACCCCCACATATTCGGGGATGTGAAAGTTACCAGCATAGAGGAGGTGGCAGCCAACTGGCAGGCAATAAAGGCCGGAGAGGCAGAAGAAAGGGGAGAGAAACACAGTGTCCTGGGGCATCTGCCCAAATCACTGCCTGCGCTTCAAAGGGCCTTCCGGGTTGGAGAAAGGGCCTCGAGGGTGAGCTTTGACTGGGTCAAGCCGGAGGATGTCTGGGCAAAAATGGCAGAAGAAGAACAGGAGCTGAGAGAAGCTATTAGCACCAAATCCAGAGATCATATTGAGCACGAAATAGGAGATGTCCTGTTCACCATGGCCAATATGGCCCGGCTGCTGAAAATCAATCCGGAAGATGCGCTCCAAAAAACCATAGACAGGTTTGTGGCACGTTTTTATGCCATGGAGGACATCATCAGGTCACAGGGGAATGAACTCGCCCGGTGCTCTGTTGAAGAAATGGATAAGGCCTGGGCTGAGGCAAAAAAAATCTGTAAATAA